DNA from Prunus persica cultivar Lovell chromosome G6, Prunus_persica_NCBIv2, whole genome shotgun sequence:
tttttttacTCGGAGATCTTTCATCACTGATAAGGCACTCAATGCAAAATCATATTAGGGTTCTGATAATTCTAccatattgtttttgttttctaataaGCAGAGAATTTAGACCATTTACTGTATTAGATGTGTGAGGACCATTTCAGTTTTGGCTACAGACTTCATTTATTGATTTGCAGGCTTCtgatattatatatgaatagatctaaaaatttgaaaatagatctaaaattttgaaatttgaagggACATCAATTATACAAGTAAATGTTCTTGATGCAGCTATTTGTGGCTGTTACTGTCATGTGATTTTACTGAATTGTCCTCATCCTCCGCCCACCTAGCTCATGGTATTTTGTTCACATTATCTGTCATATatagttttctgtttctgacATAAACAATAgcacaaaaactaaaacagtGTGTTTACCTGTGTAAATTGGACACTAGTTGAATATCAAACAATACAATTTGCAGATGAATCtttgtttctctgttttcttgcTCTCCCCAGTTCGAGCTTCATCACAGATCCTTGAGCTTCCTATTACAAGTGTCATGCATTAACATATATGATGCAGACATATGCAATGTACACTCACATGCACCAGCATCTTGGAATAAATGTTAAAAACACCCCACTtccatttttaatttgtttctttcttgggTCAAATTCCGAATTTGTTTTCTAGATGGGATCTCCTCAAAAAATTGACACCACCATATTCTTGGGTAGGTGGCTGCAACACCTTCTCTTTCACTAGAACAATTTAGAAAACACCACTGGCCAAGTCACCATATCATGTCCAATTGTGTATGCTTTGGtgtaaaaattgaaatcattgtgtttcatatataataattcataaaaaatgaaaggtGAACATTATTTCTGTTTTAAGGGTGTCAAAGTAATTAGGCTTGAACTGCACTCAAAGAAATGACTAAGCATATTTCTTTATTAGATCATGCGCCATCAATACATCTATTTACCAAACTTCATCTTTCTCTATTGAATATATGATGAACAAGAAGGCAAGAGCTTTAAGCACACTCATTGTCATTAACTGGACTGGACCACTACAAATTATTGTGAGTGGGGGCCTTTGGTTTGGCACAGTGGATTATCCTTCCAAGTTTTTCATGATTTCAACATCAATCCAGTTGGAAGAGCAAGAAGGGTCCAGaatcaatatatatgttttgaaAAACATTCCCATAGCTAAACATGTTGTTTAGTCTCTTGAACTTGTTTATGTGTAAACATTCCCACACCTACGATAGGCTTTCAAATGCTGCATCATTTGCTCCTAATAAAGAAGCTACCTATAAATGATTTTCGTGATGGTGTTATGGATAAGCTCAGGCTGCAACATTTGCTCCTAATGAGGCTTAAACTTATTTAGTTATCTTAAAATGCTGCAACAATCTCAAGTAGTTTAGATTTCTAGTGTCCTTGTTAACCGGGTCTAACCCAGTGGAAAAGGGCATTGACTTGCAGACTAGTGGTCTAAGGTTTGAACTCCCATGACACCTTAGTAGTGTATGTGTGAAAAACATCCACCttccttataatttagactattgtttgtactttatttataaataaataaaaactaatctCCCTTTTTCCACCTCTTATAAAAACATCTTTAGCTGTTGTCAGCTCCAAGCTCCATAAAACCATAAGCTCTTGCATTGGTTTTGGGCTTGTGGAGTGATTTTGGgctcattttgttgtggttgaGCCTAGGTGGACTTCATCGCCTAAAGTTTTCTAATAAATGGCCAACCTGAAAACAGAGCCCTTTCACATTTTATGGATTTAGGgggatttggttttttattggctaataatttcatttttggtcaaaaaaTGTTTTCAATCTTAGGACCTGaccagattttattttatggggtTGGTTTTAGCGTGTCCAAAATCTCCACTTGATTTAATCGGTGTTGTGTCAAGAGTCTCAGTTGGATCTGAACTTAggtgaattataatttttaggtCCCAATtggggttttatttttattgtatgTGTGATTAGTATATGTTGCAAATATAGTCATTGCGAGACCAATCAAAGGAGTAGTTTCCCACCTAGGAGTTACTTTACCATATTCTGAATTCAATGGTGTCAATAAACTCACTGCATTAGTTCGTgaggaatgctagcaaccttctctctaaccttctctctaaccttctcttttggacctTCTCCCTTTTCTTTATGACAAGTGTCATTTTTcatacacttaaaacaatgacattaatgcatcacaaaatttagtttttgttttccaagtttaccattttaaaatgtattggcttttatatttccttcaatttattcaaattttgttataacttCTTTAGcacattatttaaaaaaataaaaaaaaataaaaaataaaaaaacgtcatattttttaaaaataaaaataaagtttgtttCATGACATTGTTatcatctttattttgtttttaacaaaacACGCGTTctctttgaaaaaattaaaaattaaaaaacacttcagtttttattttcttatttaatatttaacaaGCTGGTAagaaagttataaaaaaaaattagcttgttattaaaaaaaaataatacatttaataagggtaaatttggaaaacaaaaactagtttgtgtgatgcattaatgacattgtttttagTTTAAGGAAAGTGACACTTGTCATGAGAAGAAGGGAGAAtgtccaaaagagaaaattagagagaaggttgctagcactCCCCTTAGTTCGTTTGGGGCGGCCAAATCAAGAACTACCCTCAACAATTCTTCTATATGTTTTCAATGCAATTTTCAAGTCTACCCTCAATTGCCAATGACCAAATGTTTTATAATGTTGAAAGCAATTAAGGGATTTGAAATtgcaaataaatataaataaataaaagagaaatgcGTCATGTTATTGGAGTGGATTATATTTCATGACCCTATCCACCCAATTATGACCATTGGCTTTTGATAAATACACacataaaacttaaaaacaaattatttcCCAGTATGCTTATTATTAGCTACGAAACATCTGTTTGGCTCTCGTAGTCTCATTATTAGCTACGGAACTCATCTACATATTCCTATAGCCCCAAACCACATGCGTCAATATCAAGTATTAAATATGTGTGATTCTCTACACCCATTCATCACATCCATGCAAATTGCAATCCCCCCATATCCTAAATAAATATCTTCACAGCCAGAAAATCCATAACCCATTTGATTGAAACACGTGTTCATGATCACCATATACTATTACATATacaactttaaaaaattaaggtaAAAGATTGCTTCGTACTAAGTACAAACTAATTTACACTAATTAATACACAATTACTCGACAAGGACTAATTTAAGTGATTAAGAGTAGTTATTTCTCTATCCGAAAATTCTCCCCTTGTATGAAGAAAAATACACAATCGTACTGGAATTAAGTTAAATCCACTGAAGATTGGTACCCGATCTCAGCTAATCAATGCCCTTAGATTAAACCCTTTTCATTACCAATCTTGACCAGAACCTCCAACAGCCGTTGGATCTCCCCAAATACATCATCGGTGGGAAGCCTAAATCTACAGCATGGACAAGTGTTCCTCTTCTTCAGCCACCGCAAAATACACATCCAATGAAACAAGTGCCGACATGGCAATTCACACACATCTCTGTTTTCTCTCATCTCCTCTTTACATATCACACACTCACTCCCCCCACCTCTCACCTCCACCGATGGCAgcgccaccaccaccgccggCGACGCCGCCACCTCTCTCCCCACTTTCCCGCCATAGCAAAAACCCATCACACTGACAAATCTCAAGCACCTCGTCAGCACCTCAATGTAAGAAACCAAAGCCGACCCATTATAGACCCCAATGCCTGACACCGTCAACATGTCGTCAGAGTACAAGTTGCTCAGAATTTCGCGCCATTTTGATGTTGGTGCTTGGAGGGCTTCTGGGTTGTGCTGGTGTACATCGCAGAGCAAGAGGAGCAGCAGAACAGAGTCGAGGTCTCGTTGCTTGACACGCCGCGGTGGCGGGTTGGGTTGGAAGTGGAGGGTGAGATGGTGGAGGGAGGAGAGGAGGTGGTTGGCGATGAGGAGAGTCTTGTGTGGGAGAGAGATGGAGTTGAGGCGGTGGAGggtgagagagaagaggatgggagaggagaggagaaaggagaggcggaggaggtggtggtgggtgtGAGAGAGGATGGTGTGGGTAAGATCTGAGAGTTGGGGTGGGCTGAGTGTGGCCAGAGCAGCCatgattgttgttgttgttgctgctgttgttgtttCTTCCATTATGGGATCGTGTGCTTGGACTTTCACCTTTTAACTGTTTTTATAGTGTGTGGAAAAGGTTGAGGAATGTTGTGGCTTTTTATGTGAATTTTGGCTGGACTAGTTTGGTCATGGTGGTCTCTTGTTTGTGATGACCATTATGCCCCCTTGAACTTTTGTTCTAGTCTTGTGCTAAATGCTGTGGATTATTATGTAGCCACGATTTTTGTAATGGATCAAAAACTTATAAATCATGGTCCTTACATTCACATTATATCAGCTTCCATTTGTCATTACATGCTGTCGATTTTGCATTGATAATATTTTTTGGTACAAGTGgaggtttgttttgttgttaaaatttgaaagaggaaaaaaaaaaatgctattGAAGTTCGAACCAGAGATATGTATCTACAAGTGGAGATTAAAGAAGGCTTTCCAAGTAGAAAAACAAGAGTCCAACTCTGACATTTTAACAGTTGGGAGTAATCTCAATCCATTGATAATACATATTTGGAGTTTAATATTCTCTCCCATGTGAGCTATTTTTTTGTTCCCCTTCAATCtctttacaaaataaataaaagagcaAAAACCCAAACTTGATAAGTTGCGATAAGAGAGTTGTTAGCACTTGCAACAATAGCGCACTGGGTTGTGGGGTAGATGAATTGAATGAAGTCGCTGGGGTATGTAGGTTTGTTTGTCCCTAAGTTTGTGTACACTTCAAGCCCATTTGTCCTTCctctttaattatatatatacataaccACAATAATTATGAACTGTCTCAAGCAAAAcaagtagaagaaaaaaaaaacaattggcCCATCCATGGCTCGTTCCTCTTGTCCCCTGCACTGCTAATAATGCAAATGAAGCTGATGGAACTTAGCAACCATACCACAATATTCTTCGCTTCTCAAGGCTTCCTGTCACCTTTCACACTTACATGCACCGCCTATAGCTCCGACTAATCTTCATTGGAACTTGAGTAAATTTCTGAGCCTGAATCTGAGTTTGGAAAATGAGTGTCTAATTACCATTATCTCCCTTGCTTCCACAAGAACTCTTGGGGCCTAAACAACATGTTTTCCAACCTGTGTGTGGTAGGGTATGCTGGTAATCCCCCAATGGGTACCCTGGTCATTTTTTAGAGAAGACACAATCCTGTCATCATACATGTCATTGGATCCTTCAACAGCAAGAAAGAATTTACAGCTAGCTTTGTTAAAGTATGGCCAGGTTCATTCCAAAAGCTTTTTACAACTATTGGGATCTCAAAAGGCATATGTCAAATAGTGATAAGATTTTTAATCAAAGAATGTGTGTGATGAACAATAAAGTGGGTGTAAATAGAaacataaaatcaaataaattgaACTGCAAGGCATAGTACACTTGTAATGATGAATGAAACTTGTTCCTACTTCTGAGCAATTAAAACACTTGAATTTAACAGACCTGCAATATTGCACACCATCCAGGTGCTACTTCTGATAAATAGGGTAGTTCTTAAACCATCATTCCATTAAGGACCCTCATCCAATTCCTATTTTGCTTGAGCCTTCCAGTTATGATGATCTTGGCTCAATTGTTAACACTCTCCTCATCTAATTCGTCCTGCAAAACGtaacctttttctttcatcAACCCCAGCAGTCCTTCCAGTATTTCATAAATCTCTTCGGTTCTTCCGTTTGATACATCTTTTGCTATAAAGCTTTGTAATCCATCACTTGTTTCAATCCAGCTACCGCCAGGAATCTTCCTCAGTCCAACTTCTTTCATTCTCTCCCTGACCTTATCAGCCTCTTCCCATCTCCCAGCTTGTGAATACAAATTTGCCATGATGATGTAGTTCCCTGTATTATCAGGCTCAATCTGAAACAAACGATCACAGACAAACTTTCCCAATTCTACATCACCAGAAACTGAAGCCCCATTAAGTAGTGCACCCCAAACCTTAGCACTCGGCTCAACTGGCATTTTGTGAATAAAGTCTATAGCTTCTGAGAGTCGTCCAGCTCGGCTAAGAACACCTACCATGCAGGCATAATGCTCAACTGAGGGCTGAATGCCATATTTCGGAAACATGGCATCGAAGATCTTCCAAGATTCATCTACCACTCCAGAATGAGCACAAGCTGTTAAGACTGCTGTAAATGTCACTTGGTCTGGTTGAATGCCATTATTTAGCATCTCATAAAAAAGACCAAGAGCCATATCAGCATCTCCATGGGATGCATAAGCTGAGATTATTGCCGTCCAAATGATCAAGCTCTTACCTCTTGATTGATTAAAAACCTGCTGTGCCCCATGAACCAACCCCGACTTTGCGTAAGTATCGATAATAGCAGTCGCGACATAAATATTGGCATCAAAATTGTTTCTAACAGAGTAAGCATGTAGTTCCTTCCCTGCTTTCAGATTTGATAAATAGGATATTGCAGGAAGAATACTTGACAGTGTCACGGTATTTGGTTTGTAACCACATGCCTGCATTTCACGAATTAAATCTAAGGCGGCTTCATGCCGGTTGTTCTGAACTAGACCTGAAATCATAGAATTCCAAGTACTTAATCTTGGCTTCTTACTTTCTCGAAAAAGATCCATGGCTTTGTCAACAAACCCATGAAACATGTAGCCCGAAATTAATGAACCATAAGTGACCTCATCCTTTTCACTCATCCCATGAAATAATTCTTCAGCATAATCCAAGCTACCACATCTTGCATATAGCCCTATGAGAGCATTACAAAGAATAATATCCATCTCAATTTGACTCTCATTCACAAACTGATGAACCTCCATACCAAATATAAGATCATTGGACTGTAAACATGCTTGCAAGACACTAACCACTGTCAACCCATTAGGCCTCAACCTCCCTAACCTTAACATCTCCCGAAACAACTCTTTACACTCTGCGTAATAACCAGCCTGTGAATACCCGGCAATCATCGAATTCCACGACACCGTATCTCTGTCCGGCATCCTATCAAACAATGTTCTCGCCCATCCAAGCTCATCACATCTCGAGTAGTAAGTTATTAAAGAATTAGTAACAAAAACATCTGAATCAAACCCATGACGCAGAACAAAACAATGAACCTCCTGAGCCAATCTTGAACCGTAAAGCAAAGCCCCCAAAGCCTTCAAGACACACGTAACTGTGAAATTATCAGTCTTCACTTCGTCCGAACACGAAGACATCATAGCTGAAAACAGCTTCAGAGTGTCGGAATGCATGTTGTTAAAAGAATACCCAATGAGCATAGCGTTCCATGAAAAGGTGTTCTTGTGGGGAATTTGATCGAACACCTTGCGCGCTTGGCTGAGGTGGTTGGTTTTGGAATACAAAGTGATGAGCTTTGAGGCCAGGAAGTTGCTGGGCACGACCGCGAAGAGGACGAGGCGGGCATGGAGCTGCTTGGCCTGACGGAGCAGGCGGCGGTCTGTGCAGTGCTGAATGAGTTGGCCATAAGCCCCGCAGTCGAGCACATCGACTCTGTGGAGGCCTTGTAGGGCTCGTTGGACGTAGCCGTTGGTGGTGGCCGAGATTTGAATGTTCAATGGCTTTGGAAACCACATTCATTTGTTATTATTCATACAAGATTAACTGCTCCTCTTTCTATAGCTATAGCTTTTCTATGTTATATCTTCTTTCTCACTATACCCGGACCCGgttctaataaaataaaataaaaaaaaatccttaatACTTAAAGTTAGCTTTTtatgcaagaaatatatatatgatttttattttttttaaaactaccCTAAAAGGACCAGTGATGGGGAAAATTACTCTTAGAATACACATTCCTCTCCAACAGGATTTATCTAGAGAAAAATGACTTTAATTTACAGATTAATGTTCTCATGTTCGAACCCTTAtgcaaaataaacaaaaagaaaaaaaaatagtaattcGCTCGCGCCAATTTTATAGGTGGAATGGAAGAAGCGAAGCGACCCGGGAAGTTAGTCTTAGAAAACTCCAGTGGCTAATATTCCCTTTGGATTGAAATTACCTTCCTATCCCCTAACTATAAAGcaagtaaagaaaaagaaacttcaATCAGGTTCACCTGAAACAGTTTAAGGGATTTGCTGTTGGTTtttgtacaagattcaagaatACAGAGGAGAAAAGTTACGGCAGCAGCAGGAATTCGATCGCAacatccttcttcttcttctccgaATCTTCAGCGGTAAGCTCATTCAAGCAAAACCCACTTCGCTGAAATGTGTTTCTCTGGAAAATCTAGCGTCCTTCAGTGGAAAAACTTGGGTTAACTTTTTGATATGCAAGTTACGAAGAAATGTGTGATTTCTATACGTTTGCAAGTTACAATTTGTGcttttttatgggtttagatTTTAGTTTCTTGCACGAGCTGAAGCCGAGCTAATTGGAAAATgcatttttcttggaaactcttgaattaattgatattttccttttggaaGAATTGGGTAGTGACAGTGAGAGGTTGCATAGACTTTGATGAATTTGGTACCTTTGGtaatttttgataaatttggATTTAGAGTTAGTGACCTCTTCTTCATTCTTGCAAAGTTCCTATGTGTTCACCAAAATCTTTGCATCTCAGACTTTACAGGGGCTTAATGGTAACTTAATCCATGTTTGCCTTAAGGAGGTTTCCTACTGCCTATAGGGTACCATCTGTTTGAACAAATGCCTCGGTGAGAAATCTAtcactgtttttcttttggaggtTTCAATCTGCATTTGCAATAGTGCAAGAGGCTAGTATTTGTTAGTT
Protein-coding regions in this window:
- the LOC109949970 gene encoding E3 ubiquitin-protein ligase SGR9, amyloplastic, which gives rise to MEETTTAATTTTIMAALATLSPPQLSDLTHTILSHTHHHLLRLSFLLSSPILFSLTLHRLNSISLPHKTLLIANHLLSSLHHLTLHFQPNPPPRRVKQRDLDSVLLLLLLCDVHQHNPEALQAPTSKWREILSNLYSDDMLTVSGIGVYNGSALVSYIEVLTRCLRFVSVMGFCYGGKVGREVAASPAVVVALPSVEVRGGGSECVICKEEMRENRDVCELPCRHLFHWMCILRWLKKRNTCPCCRFRLPTDDVFGEIQRLLEVLVKIGNEKGLI
- the LOC18774885 gene encoding pentatricopeptide repeat-containing protein At2g37310, which codes for MWFPKPLNIQISATTNGYVQRALQGLHRVDVLDCGAYGQLIQHCTDRRLLRQAKQLHARLVLFAVVPSNFLASKLITLYSKTNHLSQARKVFDQIPHKNTFSWNAMLIGYSFNNMHSDTLKLFSAMMSSCSDEVKTDNFTVTCVLKALGALLYGSRLAQEVHCFVLRHGFDSDVFVTNSLITYYSRCDELGWARTLFDRMPDRDTVSWNSMIAGYSQAGYYAECKELFREMLRLGRLRPNGLTVVSVLQACLQSNDLIFGMEVHQFVNESQIEMDIILCNALIGLYARCGSLDYAEELFHGMSEKDEVTYGSLISGYMFHGFVDKAMDLFRESKKPRLSTWNSMISGLVQNNRHEAALDLIREMQACGYKPNTVTLSSILPAISYLSNLKAGKELHAYSVRNNFDANIYVATAIIDTYAKSGLVHGAQQVFNQSRGKSLIIWTAIISAYASHGDADMALGLFYEMLNNGIQPDQVTFTAVLTACAHSGVVDESWKIFDAMFPKYGIQPSVEHYACMVGVLSRAGRLSEAIDFIHKMPVEPSAKVWGALLNGASVSGDVELGKFVCDRLFQIEPDNTGNYIIMANLYSQAGRWEEADKVRERMKEVGLRKIPGGSWIETSDGLQSFIAKDVSNGRTEEIYEILEGLLGLMKEKGYVLQDELDEESVNN